The DNA segment GCTCGGGGAGATGGAGCTGCGCTGCCTGATCGGCCCGAACGGCGCCGGCAAGAGCACCTTCTTCAAGATGCTCACCGGGCAGCTCACCCCCACCTCCGGCACCATCGCGTTCCGCGGCCAGACGCTGACGGGCTTGCAGAGCCACCAGATCGCCCGGCTCGGCATCGGCATCAAGACGCAGGTGCCGAACGTGTTCAACGGGTTGTCGGTGCGCGAGAACATCTGGCTCTCGGCCCGCCGCAAGACGACGCCGAAATTCACCGGGCCCCTCGTCGACGAGATCCTGGAGAAGGTCCGGCTGACGCATCTCGCCGGTGCGACGGTCGGCCAGCTCTCGCACGGCCAGCGGCAATGGGTCGAGATCGGCACGGTGCTGGCGGGCGATCCCGAGCTGATCCTCCTCGACGAGCCGGCTGCCGGCATGACCGACGAGGAGACCCACCGTACCGCCGAGATCATCCGCGAGATCAACAAGACCCGGGCGATCGTCGTGGTCGAGCACGACATGGCGTTCATCAGGATGATCGCCCGCACGGTCACGGTGTTCCACCAGGGCCGGATCATGATGGAGGACGGAATCGATGCCGTGCTCGCCGACCGGCGGGTGCGCGACGTCTATCTCGGCAAGAAGGTGGCGGCATGAACGCGCTTCTCGACGTGGACAACCTGCGGGCCAGCTACGGCCGGGTCCCGATCCTGATGGGCGTCGACGTCTCCCTGGCGCCCGGCGAGTATCTCGGCATCCTCGGCCATAACGGCATGGGCAAGACCACGCTGATGCGGACCCTGATGGGCCACCTGCCGGCCACCGCCGGCACGGTGCGCTTCGCCGGCACCGACGTGACGCGGCTCCCCATCCACCAGCGCGCCAGACTCGGCATGGGGCTCGTGCCGCAGGGCCGCGAGATCTTTTCCACGCTCAGCGTGCGCGAGAACCTGCGCATGGGGCTCGCCAGCGCGCCGCGGGAAGATCCCCGCATCATCGACGACGTGCTCGCCGACTTCCCCCGCCTCGTGCGCCTGCTCGACCGGCGCGGCGGCGCCCTCTCGGGCGGCGAGCAGCAATTGCTGGCGCTCGCCCGCTGCCTCTGCACCCGGCCGAAGCTCGTCCTCCTCGACGAGCCCACGGAAGGCATCCAGCCCTCGATCATCGAGGAGATCATCGAGACGCTGCTCGCCTTGAAGAAGCGCTGGGACCTGTCGATGATCATCGTCGAGCAGAACCTCGACTTCATCACGTCGCTGTCAGACCGGGTGCTCGGCATCCAGAAGGGCCGCATCACCGGCGAGGTCTCGCGCGAGGACCTGCTCGCCGGGCGGATCGGCATGGCGGCGGCTTAGTGCAGCTCACAAAACTCCCGCTGCACCGGCGCCGCCACAGCGAGCGACAAGAGGGACCGGGAGTTTTGTGAGAGACACTTAGCCGATACGAATCTTCTCTCACAACCCAACCAAGGAGACGCCCCATGGCCATCACCCGCCCGAGCGCAGCCCAGGTCCGCGAGCTCGCCGCCAGCCTGTATATGTCGCTGTCGCCCGAGGAGGCTGCCGCCTATCGCGCCCTGATGGAGGCCTCGTTCGACGCCTACGACGTGATCGACGCCCTGCCCGACCACATCCCCGCGGTGAAGTATCCCCGCACCCCCGGCACCCGGCCCAGCCCTGAGGAGAACCCCCTCGGCGCCTGGTACTGGAAGAGCGAGGTGAAGGGCGCCGACACCGGCAAGCTCGCGGGCAAGACCGTCGCGCTCAAGGACAACGTCGCGCTCGCCGGCGTGCCGATGATGAACGGCGCCTCGACCCTCGAAGGCTTCGTGCCGGCCTCGGACGCCACCATCGTGACCCGGATGCTGGATGCCGGCGCGACGATCCTCGGCAAGGCGGTGTGCGAGCATTTCTGCCTCTCGGGCGGCAGCCACACCTCCGATCCGGGGCCGGTCCACAACCCGCACCGGATGGGCTACTCGGCCGGCGGCTCGTCCTCGGGCAGCGGCGCGCTCGTCGCCGCCGGCGAGGTCGACCTGGCGATCGGCGGCGACCAGGGCGGGTCGATCCGCATCCCGGCCTCGTATTGCGGCATCTACGGGATGAAGCCGACCCACGGCCTCGTTCCCTATACCGGCGTGATGCCGATCGAGACCACGATCGACCATACCGGCCCGATGACCGCGAGCGTCGCCGACAACGCCCTGCTGCTCGAAGTCCTGGCCGGACCCGACGGGCTCGACCCGCGCCAATACGCGCCGCAGGTCGCCGCCTATACGGAAGCGCTGAAGAAGGGCGCGAAGGGCCTGAAGATCGGCCTCCTCATGGAGGGGTTTGCCGCGCCCGGCATGCAGGAGGCGGTGGCTGACAAGGTCCGCGCGGCTGCTGCCCGATTCGAGGGCTTGGGCGCCACGATCGAGGAGGTCTCGCTGCCGGCCTACCGGACGGCGGCGGCGGTGTGGACGCCGATCGGCCTCGAGGGCCTGACGCAGCAGATGATGCTCGGCAACGGCATGGGCTTCAACTGGAAGGGCGCCTACGATGTCGGCCTGTTCGACTTCCACTCCGCCTGGCGCGACAAGGCCGACGACCTCTCCGAGACGCTGAAGATCTCGATGCTGATCGGCCAGTGGGGCCTGACGCATTACCGCGGCCGCTACTACGCCAAGGCGCAGAACCTCGCCCGCAAGGTGCGGGAGGATTTTGCGGCCTGCTTCAAGACCTACGACCTGCTGCTCTGCCCGACCCTGCCATGCACCGCCACCAAGCTGCCGGAGAAGGACGCGCCGCTGGAAGAGATCATCGCCCGCGCCTTCGAGATGGTCGCCTCGACCTCGCCGATGGACGTGACCGGCAACCCCTCGATGTCGATCCCCTGCGGCCTCGTCGACGGCCTGCCGGTCGGGCTGATGCTGACGGCGCGTGACTGGAACGAGAGCGCGATCTACCAGGCCGCCGCCGCCTTCGAGGCCGCCGGCGACTGGAAGACCTTCTGAGGCCGGCGGTGAAGACCATCAGCGCCATCCTCCGCGCCAAGCCGGGCGCGGAGGCCACCTTAAGGGCTGCCCTCCTCGACGTAGCGGCCCACGTCGCCGCGAACGAGCCGGACACGGTCGGCTTCTTCGTCTCGCAGGATGAGGGCGATCCCACCCGCTTCACGACCTACGAGCGGTTCGCCGACGCTGCGGCCATGGACCGGCACAATGGCTCGGAGGCGGTGGCGCGGTTCTTCAGCATCGCGCAGCCGCTCCTCGACGGCGAGGTGATCCTGGTGACGGCCGACGAGATCTCGGCCCGGTGAGACGGAACGCAAGACGAGGCGGAACTCTCCCCGACCACATTCGACGTTATCCCTGGGCTCGACGAAGTCGAGAACCGGCGATCCATCACCGCTGACGCTTTGGAAGAGGTCGGAACGCGCACCGACAGATCCGGCATCGTCAGCGGTTCGCGAATCCCGGGTTCCGCTTTCGCGGCTCCGGGATGACGTCGAGAGGGTTGGATTCGCCGGTGGCGACGAAGGCCTTTGGCTCAAGCCAGATCCGCCGGCCGCAGCGTATGCCAATCGGTCACCTGCTGGACCGCGTGGCCGGACCGGCAGAGCATCCCTTCCGACAGGTGCGGCCCGACGAGCTGGACGCTCAACGGCAGCCCGGCGGCGTCGATCCCCGCCGGCAGGGTGATGGTCGGGCTGCCGGAGAAGTTGAACGGCGCGGTGAAGCGCAGGATGCGCAGCAGGACCTCCGGGTCCTGGCCGTACTCGCCCATCCGGGCGAGGCTCGGGACCGGCACCGGCATGGTCGGCACCAGGAGAAGGTCGACCTTCTCGAACAGGGCGGCGAGCGCGCCCGAGAAGTCCAACCGGTCGTGGATGACCGCCCCGAGTTCCAGGCCGGTGACGCGCCGACCCTGGTCAATCAGCCCGGCGAGGTCCGGGCCGTACTCGGCGGCCCGCGCCGGATAGGTGTCCCGGTGGGCGAGCGCGGTCTCGACCGAGCAGAACGGGATCCAGCCGCGCACCAGCCGGTCGGTCGGCGGCATCGCGACCTCGACGACGCGGGCGCCGAGGTCGCGCAATACCGCCTCGACGCGATCGAGGGCCGCCACCACTTCCGGGTCGATCCCCTCGGTAGTGAAAAACCGGTCGATGCCGATCGTGAGGCCACGGACCGGCCGGGCTTTACCACCGAGTTCGACGTCGACCGGCGCCGTCAGAGTGGTCGGGTCGCGCGGATCGGCGCCCGCGATCACCCCGAGGATCGCTGCCGCGTCGGCGGCGCTGCGGGCCATCGGGCCGACATGGTCGAGGGAGGCGGCGAGCGGAAACACGCCGTGGCGGCTCACCCGGCCCCAGGTCGGCTTGATGCCGGTGAGCCCGCAGGTCGCGGAGGGAAAGCGGATCGAGCCGCCGGTGTCCGAGCCGAGCGACCCGAAGCACAGCCGCGCCGCGGTGGCGGCGCCCGACCCCGTCGAGGACGAGCCGAGCCAGTGGCCGCGGCCCCAGGGGTT comes from the Methylobacterium currus genome and includes:
- a CDS encoding ATP-binding cassette domain-containing protein, which translates into the protein MDPLVPLLKTEHLTMRFGGVVANDDVSFSLGEMELRCLIGPNGAGKSTFFKMLTGQLTPTSGTIAFRGQTLTGLQSHQIARLGIGIKTQVPNVFNGLSVRENIWLSARRKTTPKFTGPLVDEILEKVRLTHLAGATVGQLSHGQRQWVEIGTVLAGDPELILLDEPAAGMTDEETHRTAEIIREINKTRAIVVVEHDMAFIRMIARTVTVFHQGRIMMEDGIDAVLADRRVRDVYLGKKVAA
- a CDS encoding ABC transporter ATP-binding protein, yielding MNALLDVDNLRASYGRVPILMGVDVSLAPGEYLGILGHNGMGKTTLMRTLMGHLPATAGTVRFAGTDVTRLPIHQRARLGMGLVPQGREIFSTLSVRENLRMGLASAPREDPRIIDDVLADFPRLVRLLDRRGGALSGGEQQLLALARCLCTRPKLVLLDEPTEGIQPSIIEEIIETLLALKKRWDLSMIIVEQNLDFITSLSDRVLGIQKGRITGEVSREDLLAGRIGMAAA
- a CDS encoding amidase, which produces MAITRPSAAQVRELAASLYMSLSPEEAAAYRALMEASFDAYDVIDALPDHIPAVKYPRTPGTRPSPEENPLGAWYWKSEVKGADTGKLAGKTVALKDNVALAGVPMMNGASTLEGFVPASDATIVTRMLDAGATILGKAVCEHFCLSGGSHTSDPGPVHNPHRMGYSAGGSSSGSGALVAAGEVDLAIGGDQGGSIRIPASYCGIYGMKPTHGLVPYTGVMPIETTIDHTGPMTASVADNALLLEVLAGPDGLDPRQYAPQVAAYTEALKKGAKGLKIGLLMEGFAAPGMQEAVADKVRAAAARFEGLGATIEEVSLPAYRTAAAVWTPIGLEGLTQQMMLGNGMGFNWKGAYDVGLFDFHSAWRDKADDLSETLKISMLIGQWGLTHYRGRYYAKAQNLARKVREDFAACFKTYDLLLCPTLPCTATKLPEKDAPLEEIIARAFEMVASTSPMDVTGNPSMSIPCGLVDGLPVGLMLTARDWNESAIYQAAAAFEAAGDWKTF
- a CDS encoding putative quinol monooxygenase, translating into MKTISAILRAKPGAEATLRAALLDVAAHVAANEPDTVGFFVSQDEGDPTRFTTYERFADAAAMDRHNGSEAVARFFSIAQPLLDGEVILVTADEISAR
- a CDS encoding amidase is translated as MSASLHDESLVFIAEAIRRWEVSAVEVTTAMLDRIEALDGEYRCYATVTAEHALDAAARADRETARGISRGPLHGVPLGIKDLCDTHFAPTGAGTVIHRERVPDTDATVVARLEQGGAVILGKLAMTEGAYTSHHPDNPGPLNPWGRGHWLGSSSTGSGAATAARLCFGSLGSDTGGSIRFPSATCGLTGIKPTWGRVSRHGVFPLAASLDHVGPMARSAADAAAILGVIAGADPRDPTTLTAPVDVELGGKARPVRGLTIGIDRFFTTEGIDPEVVAALDRVEAVLRDLGARVVEVAMPPTDRLVRGWIPFCSVETALAHRDTYPARAAEYGPDLAGLIDQGRRVTGLELGAVIHDRLDFSGALAALFEKVDLLLVPTMPVPVPSLARMGEYGQDPEVLLRILRFTAPFNFSGSPTITLPAGIDAAGLPLSVQLVGPHLSEGMLCRSGHAVQQVTDWHTLRPADLA